One region of Ascaphus truei isolate aAscTru1 chromosome 13, aAscTru1.hap1, whole genome shotgun sequence genomic DNA includes:
- the LOC142465261 gene encoding uncharacterized protein LOC142465261 isoform X2: MMNKDKKQMTGRILNHSLEIIYLLTGEDCIVVKKHGEHVTDSSSPCVPERFCRTQRPIMENPTNSLIHEINNDKKLMSEKILEHANIIIHLLTGEVPIKCDDVAVYFSMEEWEYLEGHKERYKDVMMENPQNLSSLADKSMSRSTPAGWETPLCSPYFVNEDNSVAKSDQGENYLSQNKPTKRQKKTARTMAKESHSREEKDATTSHIYTLREHTSMEHASADIKKCDKETTNAQKIHENVSVIKYECSECGNNFNTKSAYTIHQRTHNTERLYKCCECQKCFTSNSALVKHQRIHRAEIQFSCSICGKCFSKNSQLVRHQKSHTGEKSFVCSKCGKCYFTKSHLVAHQRIHTGERPFVCSECGQCFSYSSTLVTHQAIHTGVKAFVCSECGKCFSQSSSLVQHRRIHTGEKPFLCSQCGKMFSFRSNLVQHQRIHTRDKPFGCSECGKWFSQSSSLVKHQNSHMRD, translated from the exons ATGATGAATAAGGATAAGAAGCAGATGACTGGGAGGATTTTGAATCACTCCCTGGAGATTATCTACctgctgactggagag GATTGTATTGTTGTGAAGAAGCACGGTGAGCATGTCACAGACAGCAGCAGTCCCTGTGTGCCAGAAAGATTCTGCAGGACCCAGAGACCCATCATGGAGAATCCAACTAACTCCCTGATACATGAGATAAACAATGACAAGAAGCTGATGTCTGAGAAGATCCTGGAACACGCCAACATCATCATTCACctgctgactggagag GTACCTATAAAGTGTGATGATGTTGCTGTGTATTTCTCCATGGAGGAGTGGGAGTATTTAGAAGGACACAAGGAGCGTTACAAGGACGTGATGATGGAGAACCCCCAGAACCTCAGCTCACTTG CAGATAAATCCATGAGCAGAAGTACACCTGCAGGATGGGAAACTCCTCTTTGCTCACCATATTTTGTAAATGAAGATAACAGTGTTGCTAAAAGTGATCAAGGAGAAAATTACTTGAGTCAAAATAAACCAACTAAGAGACAGAAAAAAACTGCGAGAACTATGGCTAAGGAATCACACTCACGTGAAGAAAAAGATGCCACAACCTCCCACATTTATACACTGAGAGAACATACTTCGATGGAACATGCATCTGCTGATATTAAGAAGTGCGACAAAGAAACCACTAATGCACAGAAAATTCACGAAAACGTGTCTGTAATTAAGTATGAGTGCAGTGAATGTGGTAATAACTTTAATACTAAATCAGCTTATACAATTCACCAAagaacacacaatacagaaaggcTGTATAAGTGCTGTGAATGTCAGAAATGCTTTACTAGTAACTCGgctcttgttaaacatcagagaattcacagaGCCGAGATACAATTCTCTTGCTCTatatgtgggaaatgtttttccaAGAACTCACAACTTGTTAGGCATCAAAAatctcacacaggagagaagtcATTTGTTTGCTCTAAATGTGGGAAATGTTATTTCACTAAGTCTCATCTTGTTGCACATCAGAGAATTCATACAGGAGAGagaccatttgtttgctctgaatgtgggcaATGTTTTTCCTACAGCTCAACTCTTGTTACACATCAGGCAATTCACACAGGAGTGAAagcatttgtttgctctgaatgtgggaaatgtttttctcAGAGCTCAAGTCTTGTTCAGCATCggagaattcacacaggagagaaaccatttctTTGTTCTCAATGTGGGAAAATGTTTTCCTTTAGGTCAAATCTTGTtcaacatcagagaattcacacaaGAGATAAACCATTTggctgctctgaatgtgggaaatggtTTTCTCAGAGCTCAAGTCTTGTTAAACATCAGAATTCACACATGAGAGACTAA
- the LOC142465261 gene encoding uncharacterized protein LOC142465261 isoform X1 gives MMNKDKKQMTGRILNHSLEIIYLLTGEDCIVVKKHGEHVTDSSSPCVPERFCRTQRPIMENPTNSLIHEINNDKKLMSEKILEHANIIIHLLTGEVPIKCDDVAVYFSMEEWEYLEGHKERYKDVMMENPQNLSSLGGATLKLGKLLCTAEEWRLSGEGRTPKVETQRKRADKSMSRSTPAGWETPLCSPYFVNEDNSVAKSDQGENYLSQNKPTKRQKKTARTMAKESHSREEKDATTSHIYTLREHTSMEHASADIKKCDKETTNAQKIHENVSVIKYECSECGNNFNTKSAYTIHQRTHNTERLYKCCECQKCFTSNSALVKHQRIHRAEIQFSCSICGKCFSKNSQLVRHQKSHTGEKSFVCSKCGKCYFTKSHLVAHQRIHTGERPFVCSECGQCFSYSSTLVTHQAIHTGVKAFVCSECGKCFSQSSSLVQHRRIHTGEKPFLCSQCGKMFSFRSNLVQHQRIHTRDKPFGCSECGKWFSQSSSLVKHQNSHMRD, from the exons ATGATGAATAAGGATAAGAAGCAGATGACTGGGAGGATTTTGAATCACTCCCTGGAGATTATCTACctgctgactggagag GATTGTATTGTTGTGAAGAAGCACGGTGAGCATGTCACAGACAGCAGCAGTCCCTGTGTGCCAGAAAGATTCTGCAGGACCCAGAGACCCATCATGGAGAATCCAACTAACTCCCTGATACATGAGATAAACAATGACAAGAAGCTGATGTCTGAGAAGATCCTGGAACACGCCAACATCATCATTCACctgctgactggagag GTACCTATAAAGTGTGATGATGTTGCTGTGTATTTCTCCATGGAGGAGTGGGAGTATTTAGAAGGACACAAGGAGCGTTACAAGGACGTGATGATGGAGAACCCCCAGAACCTCAGCTCACTTG GTGGTGCAACGCTGAAGCTGGGCAAACTGCTGTGCACTGCAGAGGAATGGAGGCTCTCCGGCGAGGGCCGGACACCCAAGGTCGAGACACAACGGAAGAGAG CAGATAAATCCATGAGCAGAAGTACACCTGCAGGATGGGAAACTCCTCTTTGCTCACCATATTTTGTAAATGAAGATAACAGTGTTGCTAAAAGTGATCAAGGAGAAAATTACTTGAGTCAAAATAAACCAACTAAGAGACAGAAAAAAACTGCGAGAACTATGGCTAAGGAATCACACTCACGTGAAGAAAAAGATGCCACAACCTCCCACATTTATACACTGAGAGAACATACTTCGATGGAACATGCATCTGCTGATATTAAGAAGTGCGACAAAGAAACCACTAATGCACAGAAAATTCACGAAAACGTGTCTGTAATTAAGTATGAGTGCAGTGAATGTGGTAATAACTTTAATACTAAATCAGCTTATACAATTCACCAAagaacacacaatacagaaaggcTGTATAAGTGCTGTGAATGTCAGAAATGCTTTACTAGTAACTCGgctcttgttaaacatcagagaattcacagaGCCGAGATACAATTCTCTTGCTCTatatgtgggaaatgtttttccaAGAACTCACAACTTGTTAGGCATCAAAAatctcacacaggagagaagtcATTTGTTTGCTCTAAATGTGGGAAATGTTATTTCACTAAGTCTCATCTTGTTGCACATCAGAGAATTCATACAGGAGAGagaccatttgtttgctctgaatgtgggcaATGTTTTTCCTACAGCTCAACTCTTGTTACACATCAGGCAATTCACACAGGAGTGAAagcatttgtttgctctgaatgtgggaaatgtttttctcAGAGCTCAAGTCTTGTTCAGCATCggagaattcacacaggagagaaaccatttctTTGTTCTCAATGTGGGAAAATGTTTTCCTTTAGGTCAAATCTTGTtcaacatcagagaattcacacaaGAGATAAACCATTTggctgctctgaatgtgggaaatggtTTTCTCAGAGCTCAAGTCTTGTTAAACATCAGAATTCACACATGAGAGACTAA